From Manduca sexta isolate Smith_Timp_Sample1 unplaced genomic scaffold, JHU_Msex_v1.0 HiC_scaffold_2689, whole genome shotgun sequence:
GTGCAGAAAATTTAAGGTAACGGTACTTCTTGGATTCAACTCCaaaagagaatttatattattacacttatttttgttatgtccagtaatgTTATTTGCAGATTTGATTTTATCGGTGGTACTTAAAATCTAAATGTATCTGAGTTGAATTTTATCTTATATGGACACAGCACAGTTGTATAAAACATTGTAACTATTATGTAGAGTTTGTAAACAAATAGTTGAAAACAAGacattatacctacttattagcTACTTACATGcatattacttacttatataagtatatcTAGTTATGCGGGTAAATAAATTCGGTCATCactaaaattcataattaaatatgaataaggTAATAGATAGGTTCCACAACGTCATAAagttactataaatttattaataaataaataatactgcctcggtgtcgtagttattacggtacaactgcagttCTAAGGCCTCAAGTTCGAGCCCCGGGTCGGGGCTCGAACTTGAGACATTttctgcccgatatgacgatggATTCACcccctacccctttggagataaaaggcgtgagtgcgtCTGTGaatgtacacacacacacacagagacactcacgccttttgtaaaaataataataaaatattctcgtgtaagaaaataataaattaagaaaagtaaataaattttctattataaatattcccATTTTACAGCGCACATTTTCTATCTTGACATTTATAAAGTTGTTCGTTAGCACTTAGCCAACATACACAATTAACAACAATCCAACATGTGTTAATAGTTTTACACCTTTTTACAGGACAGTCTATTAGATTTAGTGAAAGCAGGCGTAGTTGGCTTCAAATGTTTTCTCTGTCCGAGCGGTGTAGAAGAATTTCCTAACGTGGGGATGCTAGATCTGAAAAAAACATTCTCAACACTGGAAGGAACAGGATCTTTACTAgctgtaagtattaaaattcctATGAAGACATAAGAAAAACATATGTTATACGTACCTTCTTTTTCAATTCTACGTAGTTCGTATTTTAAAAGCACTAGAATATAGAAGTGTCGTGGTTAGGAACTAGCTACACTTCATTACATATCGAAAATTAAcccaactaataaaatattgttccttCCAGTTCCACGCGGAGCTTGAAGATGATAAACTGAAAACTAATGAAAATGTAGAGAAAGGAGGTATATATCATTCATCATATGCTAAATACTTACAGTAGATATACCTACTAATATAGACGGAAAAAAACACTATATCAGATAATCGCGCGAGCTTGCatctttaacaaaatataataattgaaaatgaaGAATCTACGCACAGTATTTTAACATTAAGTACATATATGTTAAGATTTGATGTCATCGTAACCAAAACAAAAAAGCCAGCACAAAACTTCAGGAAAACTTGTAAGGAAAGAACACAGTAATAAAAGAGTACAGAACAACGACATTATCTTTATGTGATGGAGTCAAACATTGTCAGTTTTGGATTGAGGGACATTTCGATTAGTATAGTAACACTGCGTGAACTCATATTATGGCATTCcctagtactcattttatttatttaacacccaagtttgaaactaaataatgtatGCAGATTTCACGtcattggtaattttatttagatccAGAGGATTATACGTGTTACCTAAATTCGAGACCTCCGAGCATGGAGATGAATGCCGTATCATTAATAATGAACAACTTTATAGACAAAACAGAGTAagtgacaaatatatttaaattaatctccTCTTACTTCCGTAGCAAAACACGTAATACCTACTTAgcttgcataaaaataaaaaaaaatttaaacctttCGGTcgataaaattctttttataactCTCGATCAAGCGCATACAGAGACATTTGAGATATTTTAAAggatattattacttttacgaTTTGGCACttcaataagaataaaaaaagttattcaacttaatgtgatttttttaaattcatgtgCAATATTTACCGCAGTGTTAGAGTACATATCGTCCACGTGTCTTCTGCTGATGTTGTTCCCGTGTTATCTGATGCAAGAAAGAGACGTTTAGAAAAAGGAAGTAAAGCTTGGCGCGGTGGTGTAACTGCCGAAACTTGCCATCATTATTTGAACCTTATAGCTGAAAATATACCAAAGGGACACAGTGAATATAAATGTGCGCCTCCGATACGTGATGAAATGAACAAGGTGGGTGATATTAATAGTACATGTGTACaagtaaataaacaagtttTGCTGCCAAACTTACATTTCCATGCACATGACTACGCGGTTAAGTTTATGATATGTCTAAGTACATGCTGATGCTATTGTTATCATGAACAATCTGTCATGTTGATTCAACATCTTTAGGTTTACAAACTCATGCTGTTATGCCGTAGGCTACATATAAGCTTTTAAAATATGGAATTTTGtccttttaaatattgtcaaatattGGTTCGTCCCCGGAGGTAACCACTGCTATGCCAATATCTATACTCAATACCGTTTTAGACCATTTGCACATGCAGATATACTTACTCATTATGCGAACAGTAAAAGTTCACGAGCTCTATGTAGAGCTACTAAAACATTAGTGTCATTCTAACTCTATATTTGTTCAAAGATAAGTTTGATTGCATATcctaatttttcttttaattattaataggaGAAGCTTTGGCAATATTTACTAGAAGATAAATTGGACCTAGTCGTTTCGGATCACTCTCCTTGTACACCTGAGCTGAAATGCAGTGACAATTTAAAAGCTTGGGGAGGAATAGCATCCGTTCAGTTTGGTAAGAGAAATCAATGAAAAAGCAGTTTCTTTGAGTATAATACCTACTGTATCGTAATAAATTTTAGGTCTCTCTTTATTTTGGACGGCTGCGAGTGCTCGAAGTCTTGATTTGATCTCGATAAGTAAATACTTGTCCTCTGGGCCGGCACATCTTTGTGCTCTTCAGAACCGCAAGGGCGCTATAAAGCCAGGACTTGATGCGGATCTCGTATTCTTTGATCCAGAAGCAACGTTCCTCGTAACACGCGACATGATACGACATAAAATAAGGTATTTCACCGAAGTAAAACTTCATGCAGTATTCGGTTATGATTGCAGTTATTAAGGATTTGGTTGATTTTAAAGAACTGGTTACGTTTTATCTCcggacataataataaaattaccgtACTGAAAACATGTaccatataattttttgtcatgtTTTGTAGCCGTCTccgttaatattgtaataaatgtattatcatTTTAGCCACAATCGTAAATACGTATTATTTAGTTGATATCCACCGTAATCTAGTGGCTTCATTAATTAGTTCTATGAAGAAAACTTGGATTCGAAAAATCCACTTTACAGCTAGTCCattcattgaaatattatattcgttgagagtaaatattttgtactcgaTTCTTCCTGTCACATAAATTTCAGATCGTAACTAACAACACAGACATGTTTGTATTTATGACATACCTATCTTTATACATGTGTAAATTTTCAGCTAACGCCGTACATGGGTAAAATACTCCAAAGGAGTAGTCAGAGAAACATATCTCCGTGGACAACAAATATATGTTAATGGTGAAATTATTGGTGAGCCAAAGGGAAAATTATTGttgaatgaattataattagactatctatgtataatttctatgaaatgttttattgttcactttaatatttatatataatatatattttatactcataGGAAACACAgtagctaaataaatttaatgaaagaaaatttcaatttgttttcttttgtgaaTATACAGATAACTGGGTTTGTGCATACACTAGCATGAACCTATCATTGATTTggattaattgttttatttgaattaaatataggcacgtaatatttacgtaaacaaaggtaatatttttaatctgaaaaaaaaatgcatggGGGCTTCAGTGCGTGAAAAATGTAgtagtacctacctacctatttatGTAATGAATGTAAGACAGTAATGGTGCGGCATTACACTAGTGACAGTCAAGGCACACACAATTatcgttagtcgacattattttacttttaagatTAGATACATTTCGcccacattttaatttatagaaggTGGTAATAGCAAAAAAAGAATAACCTATATTATGCAAAGTAAGCACCCGAGTAATTAGGTACTtaaattaaggtggtagctcaaggtccattttcatacattttgtttcggctttaatctgggtaactaagcaagtattggcaagtaaagaatttaaattcacgtctagttagtgattattgtagttgaagaaaatgtaaaaataattaataatcatggatatttctgcctttaaaatttcgtcatattaaattttaaaggccgaaatatccatgattattaatt
This genomic window contains:
- the LOC115443160 gene encoding allantoinase, mitochondrial, whose translation is MLSRQLFISKRLVTEDEIFSGGVLVSKNGIIESVLKMNEVKKLLAANHDKIKVVDGGNSVLLAGVVDSHVHINEPGRTAWEGFRTATNAAAAGGITTIVDMPLNSIPPTTTLENLKIKAAATKDNVYVDVGFWGGVIVDNQDSLLDLVKAGVVGFKCFLCPSGVEEFPNVGMLDLKKTFSTLEGTGSLLAFHAELEDDKLKTNENVEKGDPEDYTCYLNSRPPSMEMNAVSLIMNNFIDKTDVRVHIVHVSSADVVPVLSDARKRRLEKGSKAWRGGVTAETCHHYLNLIAENIPKGHSEYKCAPPIRDEMNKEKLWQYLLEDKLDLVVSDHSPCTPELKCSDNLKAWGGIASVQFGLSLFWTAASARSLDLISISKYLSSGPAHLCALQNRKGAIKPGLDADLVFFDPEATFLVTRDMIRHKIS